The genomic stretch AAACCGAGCTTATTTCCTGAAGCATTCCACATGCTAAACCCACCTAACAACGCTTTTAGGAATATTTTCCCTCATTTGATTCACTAAATTTTCCTTTAGATTTAGAAGCCTGCTAAAGCTAGAAAAATTAATAGTTAAGTCAATCTGTGACAAAAGGTGAGAGCCCCTTCCCAGGTGAGATTTCTGCAAATCTTATATTCAAGGTGCATGGGAATTTCCGCGGAGCGCgggcatccctggagcgctCACAAGCGGGTGGTTTTCCAGCTACCATCCCCATtcatacaaacacacacatcaCCCTCCCCAGCAAACCCTCCTCTGATGGAGCAGGTCCCATCTGGGCAGAGGCAGAAGCAGCCGCCCCATCCCTGCGCTCCCTCCGGGATGTTCGGGGCGGGGATGGGGGATGTTCCCCCCCGGGGTGCCggtccccccctccccgccggGCTTGAGGAAGCGGAGGGAGCGGTGGAGTTGCTGTGCATATTAATGAGAGGGAGCGAGGGCAGCGGGAGCCGCTTtaaaggaggagaagggaaggcagcGGCAGAGCGCAGGCAGCGCCGGGAGCCGCTCCGCCGGGAGCCGCTCCGCCGTCCCCTCCCTGGGAGCCAGCCCCGGGACAGAGCATCGGGGGGACGAACCCCAGCAGAATAAACGCATCGACGCCCCGGCATCTCCTTGGGTACCTGCTGTCTCAAAATGAAGCTcctgacagcagctctgctcctgctcttcaTCGCGATGTGCTTAGCCAGCGCAGAAGGTAAAGCGGTTTATTCGGCTTACTCCCATGTAAATCTCTTTTCCAGtaatttgtatttgttttgatAGCCCTGGCTTGGGCTGAGCTATGCCCTGGACGGTGGAAAGGTGTGATGTATGAAATCTGTGAGTAAGGGAGCTGCAAGTTATTTAAAGGTGAAGTAGAGGTAAAATAGAAGGGTTAAAGTTGCGTCTTCACTGCGAGGCAGAGCTCACAATAGGGCAGGTCATGCCATGTTATTCGTTATTCAGGAATAGAGCTCAAGTATCTCCTTTGAAACTGAGGCTGGTTTTCACGGCAAATAGAGCAGAGCTGGATGTAAGGTGGTGGCACAGTCTGCGTTTTCTGCTGTGCACAAAAGTGATggttaaaaaaatactgagctTTTGTCTGGCTACGACTGCACCACAGCATCCATGCAAGGAGAAACGACTCAAAGTCCTACAAAGTCCAAGTGAGACACAAGTGAATGAGAAAGTAGCCCAGACATGCACTTGCTCATTTAAAGTGAGTTCTGTCTCTTTCATCTCATTTTGTTAAATACAATTATATTTAATCACAGCAGGTGCACTTTAAAAAATCTGCTATTTACGAAGTCCTAGAACATATATAGTACTCTAAAACATATTTCTCAGAGGGTCACTACCTTTTTCTGGGAtataccaaaggaaaaaaacaaataatctctttttaagcataaaatctttaatttattatatttttttcaagccTTTTCCCACCAAGGCTTGAAAGAGCAAACTGAAGTTTTCTTGGGTGCACACAGGCTGGAGGGGAAGGGTCGCTTGGTATGCAGGAGGCTTTGCAGGCGCATGAGAAAATGCTTTCTCTTGTAGGCGTGAAGTGCAAATGTTCAAGAAAAGGTCCTAAAATAAGATTCTCTAATGTACGGAAGCTGGAAATAAAACCGAGGTACCCGTTTTGTGTGGAAGAGATGATTATGTAAGTTTTCCTTCATTTATTGCTTTCTGTTTCCCTGTCAGCTGAACTGTTCACCTTATCTGCAAGTTCCTTCTTTgtcctttgttttcttcatgcCCTGGCATGCTAATTCGTGGGAACAGTAATTTGCTGcatcagatgaaaaaaaaaggtgcaatTCTGACCAAAATCACAGATATCACtttttgacacttttttttaatcaaataagTATTTCCAGAATGGGTAGCACTAAAAAGATTATTATTAGTTCAAGTGAAAATAGGGACAAATTCCACTCCAAGCTGCCTGATACAAAACTCAGAACTATTTACCCAAGTTTTTCTGAGCATGCAGAGCGAACATGAGCAGAGTTTGGTCTGTAGTGGTTTCTGAAAGGAAGAGTTACCCCAGCCTGCATTGTACCAGAGGAATCCCCATCACCTGATGGGGTTACTCAGCATGTAACAGAAAGCTTtcctcccagtgtccctgcaAGCCAGGACCAATGCTGCTGTGAAACCTCAAACTGATGTGCTGGGTAACCAAGCTGAGGCTGGAGCTTTTACATAACAGGATAAAAAAGGAGGGGGTTTTAGATTTTAAATATGGGtgggtttggcttttttcctgTCCTCTTTGGGTATCTTAAGATTGCCCCAACAAAGCACCAGCCAGCCAGCACATGATACTGCTGGATAAGAACCAGAAGAGCAGATAATTCAAAAAGACTGCACCAAGCCCCCCTGCCACCtcagaggggggaaaagggtcCCAAGATCAGCCCAGGACCATCAACCAAGGACTGATTTGATCCAGCATTGTGCTCCCCCATGGAACACTCACCAGTCACAACGGGATCTGTGCAGGCTGCACTCCGCCTCCAGCACCCTGCAGTGGCCACGGGGCCGAACCTGCCCATCCACCTGGCACAAATACCACAGGAGATACCACAGACTTCCCACATGGAGCTGGCTCGCCAGGCTCAGCACAGGGAGAAGCATCACTGTGAACAATGCTGAGCTCAGGGAACGTCAGACCCACGTCTTTAAAGCCCAAACCAGCTGATTGTGACCTGAACGGAAAAATTCTTGCAGAGCAACCCTGCCTGAATCAGCTCATCACGGCTTTACTCTGTTTGCTCTGACCCTTCAAGAGTAAAATGATGTCATAGAGAGACACCAATTCTTGGCATCCCACTCCAGCTATTTGCCCAAATGCAGATGGTGACCAGGGGGTATAAAATAAATCTCATTAATGCAACATTTTGCTTCCAATCAGAAATCTGGGAGAGCCGTAATGCCGTGTAGGAGCAGTTGCTTTTCCAGACAGGGCAGATATTGAGCAATACTATTCAAGGCTGAGGGTTGTCAGGGCTTGCAGCAGATGCTGGGACAGAACTGTCCCATCACTGTCTCATCACTGGGGTGTCtgtggggcaggcagggcaAACCTGCTGCCATAATCGCCTTTCCAGCTACCCTGGTGCAGCCTGAACTCAGCATTGAAAGCACTGAAATTAATATTCTGGGAACCAATTTATCCGGGAGTCTCTGGACACGGCACAGAGGAGCTAAATTCCTGCAACTGAGTTTTTGTTGCTGCAGTGATCATCTAAAATGAGTTGTTGAAGCTGCATCCACTTCTGCCCTCCTTAAAAGCTCTCATATAGCAGAAACATGATATAAATTATGTTGGATAGAGAAACAGTGAGTATGGGAGGTGCAGTTAGGGAGGTTGTGGCCATAAccccccagcagagctgtgccacagggTAAGAGACAGTTAAACTGAGCCCTCAGTCTAGTCAAAACCTATCAAGATTCATGGTACATCTAGCAGTAATTGTGAGTGTATCTGTCTCCTGGAATgaggggaagcagcagaaaatagGAGGGAAGTTTAACCCTTTCTACTTGAAATGTTCTGAAACATGCCCACTTGTGTTTTGCCCCATCCCAGAGTGTGGGGATATATCAGGTTGAGAAGAGCTGATGGGAAATGAGCTCACTTTCTCCATGGGCAGTAAAGGCAGATGgcagctcccacagcagcctgggatgaaaggagcagagccaggatcCCTGAGGTCACGGAGAGGAATTTGTCCCTGAGGTATTTGTAGGCAGAGGTGCAGCCCCTCGGTCCCTGCAGGTGAGATGTGTAGGGGCACACGGTGCTGGGGTCACAGATTGACTCAGGGTGTTTTCCACAGCCCTGGAGACACAGACATACTGGGGAGAATTTTGGCACAGGGACACTCAGACACCAGGGTGAAGGCTCCAGCCATCAAGCCCTGGGCAGCAAAGGGACAAATCCCACCAGAAGACTCTTACTGGAGGTGTAAGTTCTGGTGCTTCATCCCTTCTCCATCTCTCTCAGCCTCTTCTTTCAGCCCATCCAGGCAACTCCTCACTCAGGTAGAAGTTCCCACAGCACCTCTAAGGCACATTCCCTTACATTTGCCAGACCGGCATTGCCAAAAGCAGGCCCAGGTCATCTCAGGGTGCCCAAACACACTGCCACCCAACCCTGCATCCATCAGGGACTGTCTGGAAATGGCAGAGGACCATGGGGCTGCCTTGGGAACATTTCTGCTGTCCATCCTCCAGAATCAAAGCAGAAAACCTATATGTGATGTCGAAGCAATGCATCTCAGCCTGAGGAAAGAGCCAGTTCACCTGAGAGGCAAACCATGGATCTCTTCCTGCTCAGACTGCAGACTGGTAAATCCAGCATCCTTCACTGCTTCTGGTGAAAATGTAGGGCTTGTAGCTTCTCAGAGGtgcccctgctcctctcctgcaaTTCAGCTTATCCATCACTTTCTGGAAATATCCTCTGTGGTGTGTCAGAAGAGAAATCCAAGCCAAGGTCTGGAGCAGCCAGTGCAGACAGCACAGCTGAGGAGGAGGCTGCTGCATGGAGAAGCCTTGCTCTGCCCTCAAATCCCTTAAAACTCACATCATCCAAAGCTACAG from Poecile atricapillus isolate bPoeAtr1 chromosome 13, bPoeAtr1.hap1, whole genome shotgun sequence encodes the following:
- the CXCL14 gene encoding C-X-C motif chemokine 14, with amino-acid sequence MKLLTAALLLLFIAMCLASAEGVKCKCSRKGPKIRFSNVRKLEIKPRYPFCVEEMIIVTLWTRVRGEQQHCLNPKRQNTVRLLKWYRVWKEKGRVYEE